A single region of the Zygotorulaspora mrakii chromosome 4, complete sequence genome encodes:
- the RRN3 gene encoding rDNA-binding RNA polymerase I transcriptional factor (similar to Saccharomyces cerevisiae RRN3 (YKL125W); ancestral locus Anc_2.447) — MMMAFENIGKRPAQDLAANRIEQPKKRKVEFSDEITSHPAPQDMNENGAFSMEIFRRFVKSGLDEMEKNESTHIDQIAQQIALPSNNTNRISAEHFGVLLDVLSNNINKIDSGRGAILIQAIINFEKWWELPSPTLSKYIFFIRILCSSIPKWWQDVSMILISGFHLPLEKTACHHEMLKFFLRMIPSSMGFIDLYMIRFFPNNNDTRKKLINYISNVLQLTTYCKELQFQAWSLLMERAISLDVALQNELDELDDDIEDNLSESSDNDNESDSDDAPAAAAADDDDDDDDEDNENGEKSDEPEDEQENEILSGDEYDEGEEEYNVQASMNIKELSCKLDSILTLISTRLGERLTPESLESGEGVSIFNTLSTLFKTHVLPTYYTRSIQYIMFHMSQQQVELMDSFLVTLIDISFSPNETYEKKIKSLQYLGSFIARAKKLSRTQIIFVASYLTSWLNRYVIEREDEVEQSGGMDRFKHFYAAFQALCYIFCFRYSLFRDADGNWECELEKFFPRMVLSKFNPLKYCNENVMLMFSRISQHEDVAYCFSIIENNNNERLRGIIGRGDKNKKNSVASAAASTWSLATRQQFIDLQSYFPFDPLFLKQFKSMMKEYYIEWSEAGGEYESDELDE, encoded by the exons atgatgatggcgTTCGAGAATATCGGCAAAAGACCTGCACAAGACCTGGCGGCAAATAGGATAGAACAgccaaaaaagagaaaagtcGAGTTCTCAGATGAAATAACATCACATCCGGCGCCTCAAGAtatgaatgaaaatggaGCCTTCTCAATGGAAATTTTCAGAAGATTTGTCAAGTCAGGATTAGACGAAATGGAAAAA AATGAGTCCACGCACATCGATCAGATTGCCCAACAGATAGCCCTTCCGAGCAACAACACAAACAGAATCAGCGCAGAGCATTTTGGTGTCTTACTAGATGTTCTATCCAATAACATTAACAAGATTGACTCGGGACGGGGAGCAATTTTGATACAAGCTATAATCAACTTTGAGAAATGGTGGGAATTACCATCACCAACTCTAAGtaaatatatattcttcattAGAATCCTCTGCTCCAGTATACCCAAATGGTGGCAAGACGTTTCTATGATTCTGATATCAGGCTTTCATTTGCCACTTGAAAAGACGGCATGTCATCATGAAATGCTGAAGTTTTTCTTAAGAATGATACCATCATCAATGGGATTCATTGATCTATACATGATCCgtttttttccaaacaaCAATGACACCCGCAAAAAGCTGATTAATTATATCTCGAATGTGCTGCAACTGACAACATATTGCAAAGAATTACAGTTCCAAGCGTGGTCACTGTTAATGGAAAGGGCAATTTCGTTAGACGTTGCACTACAAAATGAATTAGATGAACTGGATGATGACATTGAAGATAATCTGAGCGAATCTTCGGACAATGACAACGAATCAGATAGTGACGATGCTCccgctgctgctgctgctgatgatgatgatgatgatgatgatgaagataacGAAAATGGGGAAAAATCAGATGAACCAGAGGatgaacaagaaaatgaaattttaagCGGTGACGAATATGACGAAGGTGAAGAAGAGTATAATGTCCAGGCTTCCATGAACATCAAAGAACTCTCTTGCAAGCTAGATTCGATTTTAACCTTGATAAGTACACGCCTCGGTGAAAGACTAACCCCAGAAAGTTTGGAAAGTGGTGAAGGTGTATCTATCTTTAATACCTTGAGTACCTTATTCAAGACACACGTGCTTCCAACATACTACACAAGATCAATTCAGTATATCATGTTCCACATGTCTCAGCAGCAAGTCGAACTAATGGACTCATTTTTAGTGACACTGATcgatatttcattttcgcCGAACGAAACTTACGAGAAAAAGATCAAGTCACTGCAGTATTTGGGTTCTTTCATTGCTCGCGCTAAGAAACTGTCGAGGACTCAAATTATCTTTGTTGCCAGTTATCTAACGTCATGGCTCAACCGCTACGTAATAGAAAGGGAGGATGAAGTTGAACAATCGGGTGGAATGGATAGATTTAAGCATTTTTATGCTGCGTTCCAAGCCCTCTGCTACATCTTCTGTTTTAGGTACTCTTTATTCAGGGACGCAGATGGGAATTGGGAGTGCGAACTGGAGAAATTCTTTCCTAGAATGgttctttcaaagttcaATCCATTGAAGTATTGCAATGAAAATGTGATGCTTATGTTCTCACGCATCTCACAGCATGAGGATGTCGCATATTGTTTTAGCATTATAGAAAATAACAATAACGAGAGATTAAGAGGTATTATTGGAAGAGGtgacaaaaataaaaaaaattcagtaGCATCGGCAGCTGCATCAACGTGGTCTCTGGCTACAAGGCAACAGTTTATTGATTTGCAAAGCTATTTCCCGTTCGATCCACTATTCTTGAAGCAATTCAAATCGATGATGAAGGAATACTATATCGAATGGAGCGAGGCGGGAGGAGAATATGAGAGTGACGAACTTGATGAATAA
- the SSH4 gene encoding Ssh4p (similar to Saccharomyces cerevisiae SSH4 (YKL124W); ancestral locus Anc_2.448) — MGLIGTKSDFFIFITPLRVSQTSGCIMYNTDTDTIKDIAYSPSNVKLFDELFTPPTMDDSDTISLAFLISLSVTFAVLMVVLIVVAIYVTFCGADESEYDEEAGLGRNTGGGIHGFFQKKKGGILLDSSFASPGQFDDDAIFQEQEAAQVSKMSAFELDLYYRAKEFQRINPPNVKEFGTFLNESDIQFIKDRGIQSYFLLPSINDNTDQDGNFLPSFLIQDKLDISFTKYNKSSSTIMNYPLPFNKKDAVYFEVKVFKHSGSSNAVFSIGLMTFPYPYFRIPGMSLYSIAYESTGKLRINNPFMASTLLPKLQEGDVVGFGYRFRTGTVFITHNGKKLMDVTQNVGIDLFIGIGSLNAAYTRTYTKDGLLEDPDNVELRELLSEGRDIDLPGDLQTVHDPTSSYEIESDEVELHVNLGQVGFVFIEANVKKYAFGSLYGEIGIPPSYNGTEITKDTILQKGEDIPPKYHDEAQSDTFFGNITINNGSNLSAVASGSRLSSATKNQGLPSISEETEEDNERYERFSSAYDREHNFSNDDLPNNSSTANDENGQDMQENQLNADTGSKRSKKKKKRKKRSKK, encoded by the coding sequence ATGGGTTTAATAGGGACGAAGTCTGATTTCTTCATATTCATCACTCCTTTAAGAGTCTCACAAACTTCGGGTTGTATTATGTATAATACTGATACAGATACAATAAAGGATATTGCATATAGCCCGTCAAACGTAAAGCTATTTGATGAGCTGTTCACACCGCCAACGATGGATGACTCAGATACGATAAGCTTAGCATTTTTGATAAGTCTCTCCGTTACATTTGCGGTACTTATGGTAGTACTAATTGTGGTAGCTATATACGTTACTTTCTGCGGTGCAGATGAAAGtgaatatgatgaagaagctgGTCTTGGGCGCAACACCGGAGGAGGGATTCATGGTTTCttccagaagaagaaaggaGGTATCCTTTTAGATTCCAGTTTCGCATCGCCGGGTCAGTTTGATGATGACGCCATATTTCAGGAGCAGGAAGCTGCACAGGTTTCTAAGATGTCTGCCTTTGAGCTTGATCTTTACTATCGTGCCAAAGagtttcaaagaatcaaCCCGCCTAATGTCAAAGAATTTGgaacatttttgaatgagaGTGATATCCAATTTATTAAAGATCGGGGTATTCAAAGCTACTTTCTTTTACCTAGCATAAACGACAATACTGATCAAGACGGGAATTTTTTACCTAGCTTCTTGATTCAGGATAAACTTGATATTAGTTTTACGAAATACAATAAAAGCTCATCAACTATCATGAACTATCCATTGCCtttcaataaaaaagatgcagTTTACTTCGAAGTCAAGGTATTCAAGCATTCAGGCAGTTCTAATGCTGTCTTCAGTATTGGATTAATGACGTTTCCCTATCCATATTTCAGGATACCGGGAATGTCACTTTATTCCATCGCTTATGAATCTACAGGAAAACTACGCATAAATAATCCTTTTATGGCAAGTACATTACTTCCAAAATTACAAGAGGGCGATGTTGTGGGGTTTGGTTATAGGTTTAGAACAGGAACGGTATTCATCACACACAATGGTAAGAAACTGATGGATGTTACGCAAAATGTGGGAATTGATCTCTTCATTGGTATTGGATCATTAAATGCTGCATATACAAGAACTTACACCAAAGACGGCCTACTCGAGGATCCTGATAATGTTGAACTTCGCGAATTGTTATCCGAAGGCAGAGATATTGATTTGCCGGGAGATTTGCAGACTGTTCATGATCCAACCTCTTCttatgaaattgaatctgATGAGGTTGAGTTGCATGTTAATTTGGGCCAAGTGGGATTTGTTTTTATAGAAGCCAACgtgaaaaaatatgctTTCGGTAGCCTCTACGGCGAAATTGGAATTCCCCCATCTTACAATGGTACTGAGATCACGAAGGATACCATTTTACAGAAGGGAGAAGATATACCACCAAAATATCATGACGAAGCTCAAAGCGACACATTTTTTGGTAATATCACAATTAATAATGGCAGTAATCTTTCGGCTGTTGCCTCCGGCTCTCGCCTGTCATCAGCAACAAAGAACCAAGGATTGCCATCCATTTCGgaagaaactgaagaagacAACGAAAGGTATGAAAGGTTTTCGTCAGCCTACGATAGGGAACATAACTTTAGCAATGATGATTTACCGAATAACAGTAGCACGGCTAACGATGAAAATGGGCAAGATATGCAAGAGAATCAGTTGAATGCTGACACAGGTAGCAAAAGGagtaaaaaaaagaagaaaagaaagaaaagatctaAGAAATAG
- the SRP21 gene encoding signal recognition particle subunit SRP21 (similar to Saccharomyces cerevisiae SRP21 (YKL122C); ancestral locus Anc_2.449): MSVKPIDTFITNSVKLFEVNPSQTTFTILYQHRARKYTGEKPNNIPQVSFKTHNGSLSTNYKFTTRKSKDVSRLLSALGPKGVTIAVSKVDKKIRKSTKANDQQIKKKRDNVKQFKSNDIAGISTLLVNTDVKEYVPVQEASSQQTDGKQGSSSKKKKQNKNKNKKKR, translated from the coding sequence ATGTCTGTCAAACCCATAGATACGTTTATTACGAACAGCGTGAAGCTCTTTGAGGTGAATCCATCGCAAACAACGTTCACGATATTGTATCAACATCGTGCTCGTAAATATACAGGAGAGAAACCCAACAACATACCACAGGTTTCGTTTAAAACTCATAATGGCTCGCTGTCAACAAATTATAAATTCACAACGAGGAAAAGCAAGGATGTCTCAAGACTTCTAAGCGCCTTAGGCCCCAAGGGTGTCACGATAGCAGTTTCCAAGGtggacaaaaaaattagaaaaTCGACCAAGGCCAACGATCAGCAGATtaaaaagaagagagaCAATGTTAAGCAGTTCAAATCGAACGACATCGCAGGCATAAGTACCTTGTTAGTGAATACTGACGTTAAAGAGTATGTGCCTGTGCAGGAGGCCAGTAGTCAACAGACTGATGGTAAGCAAGGGTCTTCAtccaagaagaagaagcaaaataAGAACAAGAATAAGAAGAAGCGTTAA
- the DGR2 gene encoding Dgr2p (similar to Saccharomyces cerevisiae YKL121W and YMR102C; ancestral locus Anc_2.450): protein MDLFRTRSITHESQKKQAAQSKREENGGKGIEKNGNSESVVTPATDDSTVLSVPIKSNDVDSASNVEYSADIRPLTFNVSRSMLTKEAGPTADAHFRNSLSKVKEKLSKNHKTYNKPDAMIKSLFGSIDREQFEDYLREPHYIKMLKRGKNLKQFRRLFLAQEIVVNDSSFGENSPRVPSLNSEAAPNAIWVTRFSQDGNYMASGGKDGVLRLWKVIASPLERWHLDFTEENIQALKNKAIVLKQQASPGSAAAPLPNCTGKDTHKNGHSFKTGISNLYAPVFHPTPFSVFKHHTADILDINWSKNNFIVTASMDKSVCLWHPERDRPLKSFMHPDFVTCVAFHPTDDRFLITGCLDHKCRLWSILDDEVSFEFDCQDLITSIAVSKNDAAYTFVGTFNGYVYILATKGLDYIKSFHVTDKETQEGSFSGNANIKMHHGPRVICLESYRDAVDKSLRLLVTSNDSRIRVFDAKTKKCLEIMKGFQSGSSQTNSQLTMMGNKAIVTCGSEDHWVYAWKIRAQAKSSHVQEKENDQSIKKTGLRGIFSHHKDNDNKHSKNEQHQQRRHSISHNPLHLKSFFQHASGGSNDQIIKNNYSISFHAHHAPVTTVNIAPPVTTKLLSLSNDLICELSLQFYLESDNLDIVTDRAEEKSLDNESDSASVSTSSSNPSISNHSSLLDLYKTEENAKSHEQALPNVVDAIGTIMVTTDSMGVIRVFRADLPVNIRKRVLEKLEEYRMSETNGRKYASSDSLNTLGQGSIYSANVASGTGNAQCKNNTGVVEDAFCAGVGASKRIRASSVFKNSLFNHSNASLSSLRTNRGSASSYAPEEDTVKKSPLHGAGDTRLRCDVCNGTKFGTTPMSTQTSRDAGNYCLDCGTMLNNFR, encoded by the coding sequence ATGGATTTATTTAGAACTAGGTCAATCACACATGAGAGTCAGAAAAAGCAAGCTGCACAGTCGaagagagaagaaaacGGTGGCAAAGGAATCGAAAAGAACGGCAATAGTGAATCTGTGGTAACTCCTGCTACGGATGACTCGACTGTACTTTCAGTGCCTATCAAATCAAATGATGTCGATAGTGCTTCAAACGTGGAATACTCGGCAGACATTAGACCCTTAACTTTCAATGTCAGTAGATCGATGTTAACTAAAGAGGCAGGTCCTACGGCAGACGCTCACTTCCGGAATTCATTGTCGAAGGTTAAGGAGAAATTGTCCAAGAATCATAAAACGTACAATAAACCTGATGCAATGATCAAAAGCCTTTTTGGCTCTATAGACAGAGAGCAATTTGAGGATTATCTTAGAGAGCCTCATTACATCAAGATGCTGAAACGTggtaaaaatttaaaaCAATTCAGGAGGCTATTCCTGGCACAAGAGATAGTTGTAAATGATAGTTCATTCGGAGAAAATAGTCCCAGGGTTCCATCTTTAAACTCAGAGGCAGCACCCAATGCTATTTGGGTGACGCGGTTTAGTCAAGATGGAAATTATATGGCCTCTGGAGGGAAAGACGGCGTCTTACGGCTTTGGAAAGTCATTGCATCTCCTTTAGAAAGATGGCATTTAGATTTTACAGAGGAGAACATTCAGGCACTCAAAAATAAAGCAATAGTACTAAAGCAACAGGCATCCCCGGGAAGTGCTGCAGCTCCCCTCCCGAATTGTACAGGCAAAGACACTCATAAAAATGGGCATAGCTTCAAAACTGGAATTAGTAATTTATATGCTCCAGTCTTCCATCCCACCCCTTTTAGCGTATTTAAGCACCATACAGCTGATATTTTGGATATTAATTGGTCGAAGAATAATTTTATTGTAACAGCATCTATGGACAAATCGGTATGTCTTTGGCATCCTGAGCGCGACCGCCCATTGAAAAGCTTCATGCACCCCGATTTTGTCACATGTGTGGCTTTCCATCCAACTGATGATAGATTTTTAATCACTGGATGTCTAGATCACAAATGTCGGCTCTGGTCAATACTAGATGATGAGGTTAGCTTCGAATTTGATTGTCAGGACCTAATAACTTCAATAGCTGTCTCTAAAAATGATGCAGCCTATACTTTTGTGGGTACGTTCAATGGTTACGTCTACATCTTGGCTACAAAGGGGCTTGATTATATCAAATCGTTTCACGTTACCGACAAGGAAACTCAAGAAGGAAGTTTTAGTGGTAACGCGAACATCAAGATGCATCATGGTCCTCGTGTAATTTGTTTGGAGTCTTATCGCGATGCTGTTGATAAATCGCTTAGGCTTTTAGTTACATCAAATGATTCGAGAATACGAGTATTCGATgcaaagacaaaaaaatgtctgGAAATAATGAAAGGCTTTCAAAGTGGGTCCTCTCAAACAAATTCTCAATTAACCATGATGGGAAATAAAGCTATTGTAACATGCGGTAGTGAGGATCATTGGGTCTATGCGTGGAAAATTAGAGCACAAGCTAAATCGTCTCATgtgcaagaaaaagagaacgATCAGTCTATTAAAAAGACAGGTCTCCGAGGTATTTTTAGTCATCATAAGGACAATGACAATaaacattcaaaaaatgagcaACATCAGCAGCGCCGCCACAGCATAAGTCACAATCCGCTGCACttaaaaagtttttttcagcatGCTTCGGGTGGATCAAATGATCAGattataaaaaataattacTCCATTTCATTTCATGCGCATCATGCTCCTGTAACTACCGTCAATATTGCACCCCCAGTCACTACTAAATTATTATCATTGTCGAACGACCTCATATGTGAATTATCACTACAATTCTATCTGGAATCTGACAACTTAGATATTGTTACTGATCGcgccgaagaaaaatcaCTAGACAACGAAAGTGATTCCGCATCTGTGTCCACTTCCTCATCAAACCCGAGTATCTCGAATCATTCTTCCCTTCTTGATTTGTATAAAACTGAAGAGAATGCCAAGTCTCATGAACAAGCGTTGCCTAATGTTGTTGACGCCATTGGCACGATAATGGTAACAACGGATTCTATGGGTGTGATAAGAGTATTCAGAGCTGATTTACCTGTTAACATTCGGAAACGAGTTCTTGAAAAGCTCGAAGAATATCGAATGTCTGAGACCAATGGAAGGAAGTACGCAAGTTCTGATTCCTTAAACACCCTCGGTCAAGGCAGTATTTACAGTGCAAATGTAGCCTCGGGAACGGGTAATGCACAATGCAAGAACAATACGGGAGTCGTGGAAGATGCATTTTGTGCAGGTGTCGGTGCATCAAAGCGTATCAGAGCTAGTTCggtcttcaaaaattcactTTTCAATCATTCAAATGCGAGTCTTAGCTCTTTGAGAACCAATAGAGGAAGCGCATCTTCGTATGCACCTGAAGAAGACACTGTTAAAAAAAGTCCACTCCACGGTGCGGGGGACACAAGATTACGATGTGATGTATGCAACGGTACCAAATTTGGCACGACTCCGATGTCCACTCAAACTTCTCGCGATGCTGGAAACTACTGCTTGGACTGCGGAACTATGCTTAACAATTTCAGATGA
- the OAC1 gene encoding Oac1p (similar to Saccharomyces cerevisiae OAC1 (YKL120W); ancestral locus Anc_2.451), which yields MSKEKDDKLNQKTAAQKVTKFGSFVAGGLAACIAVTVTNPIELVKTRMQLQGELSASAQRIYKNPLQGMAVIFRNEGIKGLQKGLVAAYIYQICLNGSRLGFYEPIRGVLNSTFYPDQESHKVQSVAINVISGASSGIIGAVLGSPLFLVKTRLQSYSESIKIGEQTHYRGVYDGLKTIFQKEGFVGLYRGIDAAILRTGAGSSVQLPIYNTAKRILLKNDIMEEGTGLHLVASTISGIGVGIVMNPWDVILTRIYNQKGDLYKGPVDCFIKTVRIEGVTALYKGFEAQLFRIAPHTIMCLTFMEQTMKLVYSVENKIFGYD from the coding sequence AtgtcaaaggaaaaagatgacAAACTGAACCAAAAAACCGCTGCTCAAAAGGTGACCAAGTTCGGTTCCTTCGTTGCAGGTGGATTGGCAGCATGTATAGCAGTAACGGTTACAAACCCAATCGAATTGGTCAAGACGAGAATGCAGCTTCAAGGTGAGCTATCGGCATCTGCCCAAagaatttacaaaaatcCGCTCCAAGGTATGGCGGTGATCTTCAGAAATGAAGGAATAAAGGGACTACAGAAAGGGCTGGTTGCCGCCTACATCTATCAGATTTGCTTAAATGGTTCAAGGCTAGGGTTTTACGAGCCTATTAGAGGCGTTTTAAATAGTACATTTTACCCAGATCAGGAGTCCCATAAAGTCCAAAGTGTAGCTATTAACGTCATATCAGGTGCTTCATCTGGTATCATCGGTGCCGTTCTAGGATCTCCTCTGTTTCTTGTGAAGACCAGATTGCAATCTTACTCTGAATCTATCAAGATTGGCGAGCAAACTCACTATAGAGGTGTCTATGATGGTTTGAAGacaatttttcagaaggAAGGCTTTGTCGGTTTGTATCGTGGTATCGATGCAGCAATCTTGAGAACGGGTGCTGGTTCTTCTGTTCAGCTGCCCATCTATAACACTGCTAAGCGAATTTTACTGAAAAACGACATTATGGAAGAAGGCACTGGACTTCATTTGGTAGCAAGTACCATCTCTGGTATTGGTGTTGGTATCGTGATGAACCCTTGGGACGTTATCCTTACAAGAATCTACAATCAAAAAGGTGACCTGTACAAAGGCCCTGTAGATTGCTTTATCAAGACAGTGAGAATTGAGGGTGTCACAGCCCTTTACAAAGGTTTTGAAGCACAGCTGTTTAGAATTGCTCCTCACACAATTATGTGTTTGACATTTATGGAACAAACCATGAAGCTTGTTTATTCTGTGGAAAACAAGATTTTTGGCTACGACTAG
- the SRT1 gene encoding ditrans,polycis-polyprenyl diphosphate synthase (similar to Saccharomyces cerevisiae SRT1 (YMR101C); ancestral locus Anc_2.452), with protein MKLPNVFRSRFVDYATRRNKSTKLNAITNYLVEKSKLYIVWLQELKISIKLYQKLQNICIAVLSTGPVPEHVSFIMDGNRRYAKKSGLVVKKGHEAGGLTLLSLCYACKKIGVSCVSAYAFSIENFNRSPQEVDILMTLFGSKLDEFAKRAVNFQDPLYGSRLRIVGDISLVSKDLKTKIENAEEVTKDGKDFTLYICFPYTSRNDIFHAMCDLIAKCQNQTLESKNLTIPLLTEDMYLDNFSNKCDLLIRTSGHMRLSDYMLWQVHENADIVFTSTLWPDFDFTKLYVMILKWSFFTTLQRYSERGVTLKDRILFNTPFINRSRPIGPSSVYDSLPKPPIAMSITGETDS; from the coding sequence ATGAAACTACCAAATGTGTTCAGATCGCGTTTTGTTGATTATGCAACAAGACGTAACAAGTCAACAAAACTAAATGCAATTACGAACTATTTGGTGGAGAAGTCAAAATTATATATTGTATGGCTTCAGGAACTCAAAATATCTATCAAATTGtatcaaaaattgcaaaatatttgtATTGCTGTACTTTCCACGGGACCGGTGCCGGAGCATGTTTCTTTCATAATGGATGGTAATAGAAGATACGCCAAAAAATCTGGACTGGTAGTCAAGAAAGGACATGAAGCTGGAGGATTGACATTGTTGAGCCTATGTTACGCATGCAAGAAGATTGGAGTAAGCTGCGTGTCTGCATACGCTTTCTCAATTgagaatttcaacagatcGCCACAAGAAGTGGATATATTGATGACATTGTTCGGAAGCAAGTTAGACgaatttgcaaaaagagctgtaaattttcaagacCCACTCTATGGGTCTCGATTGAGAATCGTGGGAGATATTTCATTGGTGTCGAAGGATCTGAAAACCAAGATAGAAAATGCGGAAGAAGTTACAAAAGATGGAAAGGATTTCACTCTCTATATATGTTTCCCATATACTTCTAGGAATGACATTTTTCATGCTATGTGTGATTTGATTGCGAAATGCCAAAACCAAACGCTAGAATCCAAAAATCTGACAATTCCCCTACTGACTGAAGACATGTACCtcgataatttttcaaataaatgTGACCTTCTAATTAGGACTAGCGGGCATATGAGATTATCGGATTACATGCTGTGGCAAGTGCATGAGAATGCAGACATTGTGTTTACCTCAACTTTATGGCCAGACTTTGATTTCACCAAATTGTATGtcatgattttgaaatggtCATTTTTTACCACACTTCAAAGATATTCTGAAAGAGGTGTCACTTTAAAAGACCgaatacttttcaatacGCCTTTTATTAATCGAAGTAGACCAATTGGTCCTTCATCAGTTTATGATTCACTACCAAAGCCTCCGATTGCCATGTCTATCACGGGAGAAACTGATTCATGA
- the VPH2 gene encoding Vph2p (similar to Saccharomyces cerevisiae VPH2 (YKL119C); ancestral locus Anc_2.453), with the protein MFEIELNSNIKSHLLKLEKDESCSNRHQEIQSFLKKESIPMDALLDYYNNFWKTDISLKQLMMPLNFHFAPRYTPGLKYTPEFKEHLEKLRVQQQEIDYQNLIRKKDLNSQLTATNNAEEEITFATLNKAIREQVTTVFNVLVSVASVVVAVWYWTGSSTEFALHYRVIACLFFGVLVLIADVVVYNSYLNKVKDAKTRERNKKETKRIVKKIII; encoded by the coding sequence ATGTTCGAGATTGAATTAAATTCAAACATAAAGTCTCATCTACTGAAGCTAGAAAAGGATGAGTCCTGCTCCAATCGGCACCAAGAAATTCagtcttttttgaagaaagaaagtaTACCGATGGATGCACTGCTGGATTACTACAACAACTTTTGGAAAACTGATATCTCACTCAAACAGTTAATGATGcctttgaattttcatttcgCTCCCAGATACACACCAGGATTAAAATATACTCCTGAATTTAAGGAACATCTGGAAAAGCTAAGAGTTCAACAACAGGAAATAGATTACCAAAATTTAATTAGGAAGAAAGATTTAAACAGCCAGTTGACAGCTACAAACAatgctgaagaagaaattacATTTGCCACTTTAAATAAAGCGATAAGGGAACAAGTGACAACTGTGTTCAATGTCCTTGTCAGTGTTGCGTCCGTGGTAGTGGCAGTCTGGTACTGGACAGGATCTTCAACAGAATTTGCGCTTCATTATAGAGTTATTGCATGCTTGTTCTTTGGGGTTCTGGTATTGATCGCCGATGTAGTCGTTTATAATAGCTACTTGAACAAAGTTAAGGACGCAAAGACAAGAGAGAGGAACAAaaaggaaacaaaaaggattgtgaaaaaaatcatcatctaG